A region from the Branchiostoma lanceolatum isolate klBraLanc5 chromosome 2, klBraLanc5.hap2, whole genome shotgun sequence genome encodes:
- the LOC136426540 gene encoding uncharacterized protein: MPGPRTSGLGLVALLCMLVLPVEGEICGDAVCSYRFVVRRARTMTHTRTVQGWEQNNQVSITNDGHLELFTTLTLDLHRDDVNGTRVSADDVITADGVQRNVILVNGQFPGPAIEVMEGVQVAVTVVNQLMTDAITIHWHGLHMRSTPWMDGVPSVIQCPIMPHESFTYRFRAFPAGTFYYHSHMSSQMADGLFGALIIHNSQTTIPSFPLLLNDWYHEEAETLDIASKYNLYHSGAGQFEYDEPSRGFSVDGVEITARQFVSALINGRGRYKSNKAPLSKFTVEEGQKIRIRLIHVGGDHTFKVSIDQHALRVLASDGHDINPL, from the exons ATGCCTGGGCCCAGGACCAGCGGTCTCGGCTTGGTTGCCTTGCTGTGTATGTTAGTGCTGCCAGTAGAGGGTGAGATATGTGGAGACGCCGTGTGCAGCTATCGGTTTGTTGTCAGAAGGGCTCGAACCATGACTCACACCCGGACAGTTCAGGGTTGGGAACAAAATAATCAG GTCTCCATCACCAATGACGGCCATCTTGAACTCTTCACGACCTTGACCCTTGACCTTCACCGTGATGACGTCAATGGCACACGTGTTTCAgcagatgacgtcatcacagCTGACGGTGTGCAGAGAAACGTCATTCTGGTGAACGGCCAGTTCCCGGGACCTGCTATAGAAGTCATGGAAGGAGTACAG GTAGCTGTCACAGTTGTCAACCAACTAATGACAGATGCCATCACCATCCACTGGCACggtctgcacatgcgcagtacGCCGTGGATGGACGGGGTCCCATCCGTCATACAATGTCCCATCATGCCTCACGAGAGCTTCACCTACCGGTTTCGCGCGTTCCCTGCAGGGACGTTTTACTACCACTCCCACATGAGCAGTCAGATGGCCGACGGACTCTTTGGCGCCCTCATCATACATAACAG TCAGACAACCATACCTTCTTTTCCCCTCCTGTTGAATGACTGGTATCACGAGGAAGCGGAGACTCTGGATATCGCCAGCAAGTACAATCTTTACCACAGCGGTGCCGGGCAGTTCGAATACGATGAACCTTCAAGAGGGTTTTCAGTGGACGGCGTAGAAATCACTGCTCGTCAGTTTGTCTCGGCCTTGATCAATGGACGCGGAAGGTACAAGTCAAACAAGGCACCTCTGTCTAAATTTACCGTGGAGGAGGGGCAAAAGATTCGCATAAGGTTGATCCACGTTGGAGGTGATCACACCTTCAAAGTTTCTATTGATCAGCACGCGCTTCGCGTGCTTGCCTCTGATGGCCACGACATCAACCCGCTG
- the LOC136427223 gene encoding uncharacterized protein, protein MIIPCPLENCEQGCKCTHILDLPFNKTIQLVLASYQGPRFGNAHHNIHINGYTFDVLAMGYPSLDRTTGVFKDSNPDVVCSNEKCTTVTWRQGSPSFNVKNAPQKVTVLMPAHGYTVVRFRSDNPGFWFLHCHQSMHLAEGMAMVLNVAADRHPAPPSGFPKCGNFSWSEEEYEAAMSGAWPPNQKEPARHETWELVVAVLGSAAGGAAVAAGLMMLLQKRRNSKNHDLN, encoded by the exons ATGATCATCCCGTGTCCGCTAGAGAACTGTGAACAGGGCTGCAAATGCACGCATATTTTAGACTTGCCCTTCAACAAGACCATCCAGCTTGTTCTAGCAAGTTATCAAGGGCCGAGGTTTGGAAACGCGCATCACAACATCCATATTAATGGATACACCTTTGATGTCCTGGCAATGGGGTATCCTAGTCTCGATAGGACTACAG GGGTCTTCAAGGACAGCAATCCCGATGTTGTGTGCAGTAATGAGAAATGCACTACCGTCACATGGCGCCAGGGGTCGCCTTCCTTCAATGTGAAGAACGCACCACAAAAGGTCACAGTCTTGATGCCAGCCCACGGATACACGGTTGTCCGATTTAG GTCTGACAACCCTGGTTTCTGGTTTCTCCATTGTCACCAGTCCATGCACCTTGCCGAGGGAATGGCCATGGTGCTGAACGTGGCAGCTGACCGCCAcccagcgccccctagcggctttcccAAGTGCGGCAACTTCAGCTGGAGCGAGGAGGAGTACGAGGCTGCCATGTCCGGAGCCTGGCCTCCTAATCAAAAG GAGCCGGCGCGACATGAGACGTGGGAGCTGGTGGTTGCAGTACTGGGATCAGCtgcaggtggcgctgcagtcGCGGCAGGACTGATGATGTTGCTGCAAAAGAGGAGAAACTCTAAAAACCACGATTTGAATTAG
- the LOC136426542 gene encoding failed axon connections homolog — MLLGSTQGALAALYETLQASALLLFTDPTQLSPGQAVLVGGSVLFVGTVLRTVWGTDGQRRNKVKSRSEFTPVYYHTWPPVKAIPCLSPFGMKLETYLRMADIPYETVYGLSMGPKGKVPWIEYNGEAMGDSGLIIEFLNREKGVDLDQILSDTDKAVSRAFTKMLEENTFWGGVRNRWINNIDKLQEVVAPWTAPRIIMFLLTRSARSNVRRKLWTHGVGRYSRDEIEGILEKDIKALSHFLGTKPYLMGDEPTEVDAAAFGQLSVACCAFPGIYLERLVTVDCPNLQAYFNRNRTAIGQTGTS; from the exons atgttgctAGGAAGTACCCAGGGAGCGCTAGCTGCCCTGTATGAGACCCTCCAAGCTTCAGCTCTACTGTTGTTCACGGACCCCACCCAACTCTCTCCGGGCCAGGCTGTCCTGGTCGGCGGCTCTGTGCTGTTTGTCGGAACGGTGCTGCGGACCGTCTGGGGTACGGATGGACAGAGGAGGaacaaagtcaagtcaaggtcaGAGTTTACGCCAG TGTACTACCATACATGGCCACCCGTGAAGGCGATCCCATGCCTGAGTCCGTTCGGTATGAAGCTGGAGACATATCTGCGTATGGCTGATATTCCGTACGAGACCGTGTATGGTTTGAGTATGGGCCCAAAG GGAAAAGTCCCGTGGATAGAGTACAATGGCGAAGCCATGGGAGACTCTGGTCTCATCATAGAGTTCCTGAACAGGGAGAAAGGCGTGGACCTGGACCAGATCCTGAGTGATACAGATAAGGCTGTTAGTAGAGCCTTCACTAAGATGTTGGAGGAGAACACGTTTtg GGGTGGTGTCCGGAACAGGTGGATAAATAACATTGACAAGCTGCAGGAAGTGGTGGCTCCCTGGACAGCTCCCAGGATCATCATGTTCCTCCTGACGAGGTCTGCCAGGAGCAATGTGAGGCGGAAACTGTGGACTCATGGCGTCGGGCGCTACTCCAGGGACGAAATAGAAGGCATCTTGGAGAAGGATATCAAGGCTCTCTCACATTTTCTGG GTACCAAACCTTACCTGATGGGCGATGAGCCTACTGAGGTGGATGCAGCAGCGTTCGGTCAGCTGTCGGTGGCTTGTTGTGCTTTCCCCGGCATCTACCTGGAAAGGCTTGTCACTGTGGACTGCCCCAACCTTCAGGCCTACTTCAACCGCAATAGAACCGCTATTGGCCAGACTGGGACCAGCTGA
- the LOC136426541 gene encoding uncharacterized protein, which translates to MTHTRTVKGREQNNQVSITNDGHLELFTTLTLDRNRDDVNGTRVSADDVITADGVQRNVILVNGQFPGPAIEVMEGAQVAVTVVNRLMTDAITIHWHGLHMRNTPWMDGVPSVTQCPIMPHESFTYRFRAFPAGTFYYHSHMSSQMADGLFGALIIHTSQTTIPSFPLLLNDWYHEEAETLDIASKYNLYHSGAGQFEYAEPSRGYSVDGIEITARQFVSALINGRGRYKSNKAPLSKFTVEEGQKIRIRLIHAGGDHSFKVSIDQHALRVLASDGHDINPLTVDAIIVSPGERFDFEVDTSASPALYWIRAETLREGTCVTCSIFSENITITPDDIVEDTRAVLIYQGSSSDEDPTSQPRQCTPENPCVFLNCPFEGYPEDRHIVCISIADTNNPISPQDDAAENDDVEEYFLNFGFHGGTNINGHRFLPPTAPLYQSPRTNMIIPCPLENCQQGCKCTHILDMPFNKTIQLVIASYQTWRFANAHHNIHVHGYTFDVVAMGYPSFDRTTGVFKDSNPDVMCSNEQCTTVTWRQGPPSFSVKNAPQKDTVLIPAHGYTVVRFRSDNPGFWFLHCHQSIHLAEGMAMVLNVAADRHLAPPSGFPKCGNFSWSEGEYEAAMSGTWPPNQKEPARHETWELVVAVLGSAAGGAAVAAGLMMWLQKRRNSNSN; encoded by the exons ATGACTCACACCCGGACAGTTAAGGGTCGGGAACAAAATAATCAG GTCTCCATCACCAATGACGGCCATCTTGAACTCTTCACGACCTTGACCCTTGACCGTAACCGGGATGACGTCAATGGCACACGTGTTTCAgcagatgacgtcatcacagCTGACGGTGTGCAGAGAAACGTCATTCTGGTGAACGGCCAGTTCCCGGGACCTGCTATAGAAGTCATGGAAGGAGCACAG GTAGCTGTCACAGTCGTCAACCGACTGATGACAGATGCCATCACCATCCACTGGCACGGTCTGCACATGCGCAATACGCCGTGGATGGACGGGGTCCCATCCGTCACACAATGTCCCATCATGCCTCACGAGAGCTTCACCTACCGGTTTCGCGCGTTCCCTGCAGGGACGTTTTACTACCACTCCCACATGAGCAGTCAGATGGCCGACGGACTCTTCGGTGCTCTCATCATACATACTAG TCAGACAACCATACCTTCTTTTCCCCTCCTGTTGAATGACTGGTATCACGAGGAAGCGGAGACTCTGGATATCGCCAGCAAGTACAATCTTTACCACAGCGGTGCCGGGCAGTTCGAATATGCTGAACCTTCAAGAGGGTATTCTGTGGACGGGATAGAAATCACTGCTCGTCAGTTTGTCTCGGCCTTGATCAATGGACGTGGAAGGTACAAGTCGAACAAGGCACCTCTGTCTAAATTTACCGTGGAGGAAGGGCAGAAGATTCGCATAAGGTTGATCCATGCTGGAGGTGATCACAGCTTTAAAGTTTCTATTGATCAGCACGCTCTTCGCGTTCTTGCCTCTGATGGCCACGACATCAACCCACTGACAGTGGACGCCATCATTGTGTCACCAGGGGAGAGATTCGACTTCGAGGTTGACACCAGCGCATCTCCTGCCTTGTactggatccgggcagaaactCTTCGGGAGGGAACATGTGTAACGTGTTCGATTTTCTCCGAAAACATTACAATCACGCCTGATGACATTGTTGAGGATACCAGAGCGGTGCTAATCTACCAAGGCTCCTCCTCAGATGAAGACCCAACGTCTCAACCTCGCCAGTGTACTCCTGAAAACCCCTGCGTTTTTCTTAACTGCCCATTTGAAGGATATCCGGAAGACCGTCATATAGTCTGCATCAGCATTGCCGACACCAACAACCCGATATCACCCCAGGACGACGCAGCTGAAAACGACGATGTTGAGGAGTATTTCCTGAACTTTGGATTCCATGGGGGCACCAACATCAACGGGCATCGGTTTCTTCCTCCCACCGCGCCGCTTTACCAATCTCCACGTACCAATATGATCATCCCGTGTCCGCTagagaactgtcagcaaggctGCAAATGCACGCATATTTTGGACATGCCCTTCAACAAGACCATTCAGCTTGTTATAGCAAGTTATCAAACGTGGAGGTTTGCGAACGCACATCACAACATTCATGTCCATGGATACACCTTTGACGTCGTGGCAATGGGGTATCCTAGTTTCGATAGGACTACAG GGGTCTTCAAGGACAGCAATCCCGATGTTATGTGCAGCAATGAGCAGTGCACTACCGTCACATGGCGCCAGGGGCCGCCTTCCTTCAGTGTGAAGAACGCACCACAAAAGGACACAGTCTTGATACCAGCCCACGGATACACGGTTGTCCGATTTAG GTCTGACAACCCTGGTTTCTGGTTCCTCCACTGTCACCAGTCCATACACCTTGCTGAGGGGATGGCCATGGTGCTGAACGTGGCAGCAGACCGCCACCtagcgccccctagcggtttCCCCAAGTGCGGCAACTTCAGCTGGAGCGAGGGGGAGTACGAGGCCGCCATGTCCGGAACCTGGCCTCCTAATCAAAAG GAGCCTGCGCGACATGAGACGTGGGAACTGGTGGTTGCAGTACTGGGATCAGCTGCAGGCGGCGCTGCAGTTGCGGCAGGACTGATGATGTGGCTGCAGAAGAGGAGAAACTCGAATTCGAATTAG